In Thalassophryne amazonica chromosome 13, fThaAma1.1, whole genome shotgun sequence, the sequence ATGAGGTTCGCCTGTATTATCACTATAATTAGTAGTCattgtggtagtagtagtagtagcagcatttAGACCATTATTGTAAACAGAACATTACAATGTAATAACATAATTGCCATTAACTAGCTTTACCATTGATGTTAAACACTTATAATTGACTATTCTCACACGCACACGTACACTCAAACGCGACGTACGTGCGTCACTGTGTTTGTGGTAcactctttctttttctttcacatCAAAGCTGCATTTGGTTCCAGCCCCACTGACGTCAATCGTCTTTAGTCTCTGCGACTGTCACTGACGTCGCTAGTAGGCGGGGCCGACACGCTTTCTCCTCCCAAGCTCGTGATTGGTCATAATAATGTCGTTAGGCGGGAACGGGAGATATGTCTTTTCTTATTGGCGGCTCTCATCAGCCTGACGACAGTGGCGCGTGACTGACACAAAGTAGACATGCGCGCGGACCCTGGTGTTATGTTTCAGCCATTGTTCGTGCAAGTTTTCACTGAAGCAGAGCTGCGTTCAGGCCGAGAGGAACATGCTTTAGGAACAAACCACACTGGATTTATGCGGTGATTTAGAGGTAACCAAATGTGCTTATTTTCCACCATTCATTTTACTCATAACctgcttgttttgttttgactGTTAGGACAGCTGTATGCAAAATAGACTGTCTAAGCTTATGTCCGTACTGCAGAGAAGGTCCGTGAATGCAACACATCTGTTTGCAAGGAACTGCACAAATaattacatacatatatgtatatgtcaaacagatgcacaaaaaaaaaatgcatcaacaaAAAGCAACTGCTATTTGACTCTTAAAGGCCATAAAATATGGACAGAATACTGTTAACGTGTGATCAGGAGTGTAAATTATATTTGTTCTTCTTGTGTAAATGTGCATTTTTTGAAAAGAAATGTAAATATGTGGCGCAGCACCGCAAAGTGTTACAAATTGTGCAGCCGTACAGAGAACCCGGTGACCCACATACACTCATGACCTCCGTCACGTCTTTGTGACGTGTCCCACTTAAAGCTTCATGTAAGAAAAGGCCGATTATGCAGCTTAATGAGATTACTTCtcttgcttcctgacgtggacttAAAAGAATCAAAGCAGGGGATGTAACACTGTCACACCGTCTGTGTTTACATTTCACATTGTGTCACACTGATTGGAAATTTGATTATTCATTGCTTCTCTGCATAGCTGGTTCATGCTGCCTTTCCTGTAATGGACACTGGACGCACGTCCCCATCGTCTCCAGGTGGCGGCGGGGTCGGCTCCGCGTTGGCGACCCGGGTGAGAGGAGCAGTAGGAAGGCTGGGTCAGGAACATTTCTCAGTAATGTGAATCTGTGGCAGCTGCAGAAAACTCTTCAAGGCAGCAGGGACCAGGATGCAGAGCAGCGGGCCCCGCTGGTCTGGGACCACGGGGATGAGGGCTGAATGGCCCAAGCACTCATCGGACTGAAGGCCCGGAGTCACCGGAGAGTTCTAAGAAGTAATGGGAGAGATTCATTGGGCTCTCACTGGCTACGAGCCTTCAACCATCTCAGGTAAAAAATACTATTATGGTGTTATAAGAAACATAAGTATATACACTGTGGTCAATCTCTAAAGTAGGTACTGTGTGGAGAAGGAggctaatgagggaagccaccaagacacacataacaactctgaaagagttcTAGCCATCTTTGGCTGTGAATGGACAAACTGTGTCTCACACAACTAGTGTGTCACAATTCCATGGTATAGTGACGCAGAGAAGGAccaacaaaacagatcagatctaggcttgacTCTCTCATGTCCTTTCTTGGAAACCTCCTCTGTTCAACTCTACCATGAagctgtaactggtgatgcaatggACAAAATTTACACTGTGCAcaatctctccagtcacagccacagatgccTGTAAATCCTTCAGAGTTGTCGTGGAGGTCtcagtggcttccctcatgacTCATCTTGAACAGTCTGTCATGTTTTTGGAGAATTTCCTACCTTTTAAGGAAACtacttaacctcttaaaccctagagtccccaaatttggggacttgccctgttttggaacatttgaacactcataactaaccaatgctgacaccaacatatacTTATacctcaaaatgtcaagcgaagtctcctctacaaaagtatccacttcagtcacatatcaactaaccacagctgaaacgccaagcaaataaaaacataaatcggaattcattttttgggaaaaaacctcatttactcctaccaagtattatttactttcaatttttttgcatccacaacatcccctagggcctgtcttttagctgatccaaacttttgcatttttgaccttgtacaagctgagaaataaataataatgtatgggtatgtgagttTGGTTATATAGGCTCTAGGGTTTAAGGGGTTAAATGTGGTTATCATATTTGATCCAGAACTTGTTCACTGTAGTCTTTACATAAGTATCAGTGTTTTCTGCAC encodes:
- the avpi1 gene encoding LOW QUALITY PROTEIN: arginine vasopressin-induced protein 1 (The sequence of the model RefSeq protein was modified relative to this genomic sequence to represent the inferred CDS: substituted 1 base at 1 genomic stop codon), yielding MAGSCCLSCNGHWTHVPIVSRWRRGRLRVGDPGERSSRKAGSGTFLSNVNLWQLQKTLQGSRDQDAEQRAPLVWDHGDEGXMAQALIGLKARSHRRVLRSNGRDSLGSHWLRAFNHLRIEERSLSSHGTGPEDDSDSEMGAHGSPEPHQRTSPENTEDGAEATAVFTEDQGLAGTAERKVRVSSGLRRGGETDPERYLHRVIR